The Limnospira fusiformis SAG 85.79 genomic interval CGATATGTAATCTTGGGGAAATTAACCAACCCTTCCGGGGATAAACTCCGTAACTCCAACTGTTGAAGTTGTGCGGCATTATCAATCACCCATTGAAACTCAATTTGTTGCTGTTCACCAACGCGATAAGTAGCTTTGCGGGAAGCAAAAGTAGTAATCCGTGGCGGTGGTGGCGGTTCCCACACAATGGGGTCAGCTTTGCGACTGTCGGCTACCTCTGCGGGGGAGTCCGAAGAAATGACCTGTAATTCAAAAATATAAGTGTCGGGTTTTTCCAATTGTAGCGATAACCCCCGACAGGTCAAAATCCCATCCCAATCAACCTGACAGGGACCGAGTAAATCTTCGGAAAATTCATCAGGACTGACAGTATAGGTTTTCTGGGGAAAATTAACGAAGCCATCAGGAGAGCGACCCACCAATGTTAAGGTTTCGACTTGCGCGCCATGGAGAACCTGAAAACTCAATTGTGCGATCATTGGCTCGGGGTCAGAGAAAAAACCACTGTTAGGAAGGCTGTTATTGTTGGCGCGCGGATTATCAACCTGTTCTGGTGGCAATTCTCGGCGCTGCTGACTACTTAATCTGGCTGTGAAATTGGTAATTTGGGGAATAGGTAGAGGTTCAATCCTAATTAAACTGGTCTTTGCTAATTGAATATTGTCAATATCCTGTTTAGGAAACAACCTTAACTCAAAAATATACTCTCCGGGACGACGAGCATCAGTGCGAATGTTGTAGCATCGCAATACCTGTTCTAGGGTACACAAAGAAGCCAACTCATCGGGAATACCCCGACTAAAATCATAGGTAACGGCAGCACTGGAAATACTACCATCAGGAGATTTGCCAACAATTTCTATAGCACGGATTTCCCGAGTCGGCGGTCCAATTACCCAACCCAAATAAATAAAATCGTCATTAGCGGCGGCGTAGTTGAGGGACTCGGATCTAAACTCTAAAATCCGAGGGGGGGTGGGAGGCTTAAAAAAAACGGACCAGATCGCGAAAATCAAGGCAGCGATCGCTCCGAGTCCCAGCAAACAGGCAACCAACAACTGCCACCAGGGGCGAGGCTCCCAAATTAGAGTACCATTGATACGATCTTGAGGGAGGGGTAAGCGGTGCAAATCTTGGGGTTCCAAATAAAACTCAAATAGCCGTCCCCGTCCCCACCAAGGTCTGTACCACCAGTGTTTTGGCATGACCTCGACAGACATTTCCACACTCTCCTCTGGGAGTAGCCGAAACTCATCTGGCATCAGAGTATACAGACAATTTTCTACCTCTCCCTCTTCTCTGGGATTAAACCGCAGTTGGCGATCGGTATTACCCCGGTTTTGGATTTGCAGTTGAAACTGTCCGCTTCCGGTGCGAATGCGACCCACGATGGTCTGTAGATCCCACACCAAATCATAGTTAGGCTTAATGTGAAGGTGGAGGATATCCAACAGGGCTAAATCAGGAAGATTTTCGGAGTTCAGTGACAAGGTGATGGCATATCGCCCCCCATGAACGTCCACGGGTAGGTTTAACTTTAACTTAATCTCTCCGATCGCCCCAGGATTGAGGGCTAAACTATCAGTGACGACTACTAAACCCAAATCATTCAAGCCTTCTGGGTATTCGATCTCTACCCATTCGGGGGGGACATCGGTACAGTGCAACCGAAACCGATCCACTCGCCGCGTGCGGTTATTGACTATTACACTGACGGTTAACGGCTGTCCTGGTATGGCGATCGCTGGTTCAGTTGATGTGGTGTGTGGTATCAGGCTAAAAGTGGGATCATCGAGTTGCACCGCTGACGCTAATTGTGGGAGTACCTGAAGATTAGCTTGGTGGTGGATGGGGGTATCTTCTGGGTAGTGTAATGGTGCATCTACAACGAGCAAGTAACTATAAATTCCGGGAGTCGCCTGGGGGGGAATAGGACATTCAAAGACTACTTCGGCACTTTGCTGAGGACTTAGGGCTAATCGTTGTTGAGGCGTGCGACACCATTCCCATACTGATGCAGAGGTTTGATCAATATAAAGGTCAATAATCGCACCGATAATACCCTGATTAACTACGGTGATATGCAGCTCGAAGGTTTCCCCTGCGGATATAGCAAAATCCCCAGATGGGTTGGCAATTAGGGTTAGGGATTTTCCCAAAGTCGGCAGGTCGGGTTCCAGAACCCCCTCGACGATTTGGTTAGGTTGTTGTCGGCCGTTATATGAAAGTTCTGTACTGCTCATGGCTCAGTCAATCAAGAATAATAGATAATTAATAGTTGTTCTACCTGTGCTAATTACAGAGAGTGGCAGGTTGTTGAATGCGGTGAAGGTTAACTTGGTGATCTCTACTTCCTGTGATCATGTGGAGGTAGGAGCCAATGGCAATCATATCTAGACTGTTTTTTGGGTAACGCGATCGCGCGATCGCCTCACCCGCGAGATGTTGGGTAGATCGCTCTCCAGAGCGCTGCAATGGCCACAGCATAACCTCTCCGTCATCTCCGGTACTGGCTAAATAGCAGCCATTAGCCGTCAAAGCTAGAGAACGGATGGGCTGGCCCCCGTGAGCTTGCCACTGATCTATAATTTGACAAGTGGCGGACTGGTTGGTTAAGCATTCTCTGAGATTCCAGAGACTGATGGAACCGCGATCGTCTGCTGTAGCCAGCAAAAAAGGTTGATCTGCTGCTGTAGCTAGAGAGGTGATGTATTCATCTTGTCCCCCTGCTGGGTAGGGAACAGTTCGCAACCCTTCATTACCGCCGGTGGTATCCCAAAGCACCAATTGGTTATAGCGACCAGCGATCGCCAGAGTTTCCTGTCGTGGCCCTACGGGGGCGATATCATAAATAGCGAAATCAAATTCCTGAATTAACTGAGGTTCCTCAACATTAGTGAGATTTACCGTGGGTCCCACATACCATTGCAAGATTAAACCGCTGCCGTGGGCGCTGAATAAATACTGGGAATTTTGACTATAAGCCAAAGCCATGACCCGATCATCCCGGCGATAGGACAGGGAGCGCCGGGGGCTGTCAGTGGAGCGGAGCAAGTCCCAAATCTGAATTTCGCCGTTTTCCAACCCCACAGCCACCTGATCATTATCCACAGGGCGATACAAACCTGTGCGCCCCGCTTTCCCCAAATTCCGCAACCAACCGTTATGTCGCAGTCTATTTCCCTGAACCCGCCACCCCCGCAGAGTCTGGTCATTGGAGGTGCTAATCGCCATATCCCCCAAACCGTTAAACCTAACCACATTGACGGGAGCAGTATGGTAGTTAAGCCGGAAAGCAGCATACAAAAACCACCAAATACCACCTAAAATCAGTAGTGCGATCGCCACCTGTAACCACCGGGGAATAATGGGTAACAGTCTCAACTCCAGAATTGGCAATGGTTGTGGATGCTCACTGTCGGAACCATAATCCTCTGAAGGTCTGGTCGTCGTCAATTCATCAATTCCCCCT includes:
- a CDS encoding COG1470 family protein; translated protein: MSSTELSYNGRQQPNQIVEGVLEPDLPTLGKSLTLIANPSGDFAISAGETFELHITVVNQGIIGAIIDLYIDQTSASVWEWCRTPQQRLALSPQQSAEVVFECPIPPQATPGIYSYLLVVDAPLHYPEDTPIHHQANLQVLPQLASAVQLDDPTFSLIPHTTSTEPAIAIPGQPLTVSVIVNNRTRRVDRFRLHCTDVPPEWVEIEYPEGLNDLGLVVVTDSLALNPGAIGEIKLKLNLPVDVHGGRYAITLSLNSENLPDLALLDILHLHIKPNYDLVWDLQTIVGRIRTGSGQFQLQIQNRGNTDRQLRFNPREEGEVENCLYTLMPDEFRLLPEESVEMSVEVMPKHWWYRPWWGRGRLFEFYLEPQDLHRLPLPQDRINGTLIWEPRPWWQLLVACLLGLGAIAALIFAIWSVFFKPPTPPRILEFRSESLNYAAANDDFIYLGWVIGPPTREIRAIEIVGKSPDGSISSAAVTYDFSRGIPDELASLCTLEQVLRCYNIRTDARRPGEYIFELRLFPKQDIDNIQLAKTSLIRIEPLPIPQITNFTARLSSQQRRELPPEQVDNPRANNNSLPNSGFFSDPEPMIAQLSFQVLHGAQVETLTLVGRSPDGFVNFPQKTYTVSPDEFSEDLLGPCQVDWDGILTCRGLSLQLEKPDTYIFELQVISSDSPAEVADSRKADPIVWEPPPPPRITTFASRKATYRVGEQQQIEFQWVIDNAAQLQQLELRSLSPEGLVNFPKITYRFDGQIPQALQDKCQVTGKQLVCDNIAISLPDPGRYNFELTAIQRSRLAETEPSRQIHAIAIQPPLAPEITNFQAETSNSQTGTNPIRLNWNIKNPQHLLGVRIIGRSPEGIVTVPEVLYPFNGSIPPVLQNNCQLNAEQLTCRNVPTSAQEPGDYIFELIPVNQSNLAANATSVKSDRIRIRPRPVAPPQINNFQINGEDAPLKYVVIIDPETSPSPLNLSWEVSGSGDLQTELLPVPGVVPNRGNLTYPIAPQSGQDTLTLRVTNTDGKQVQRSILIERVLLPQPEPAPLISPDSDTPDSDTPDSDTPSGRQLTPFSPELESNPWDLIDNPPPFN